In Podarcis muralis chromosome 7, rPodMur119.hap1.1, whole genome shotgun sequence, the genomic stretch GCCTTATCTCTCTTGGAAGGGAATTAGCAATGGTGCGCCTGACCTGATCCCAACAGCAGATGTTTCTCTGAATGTCAGGATACAGCTTGGCTCTGTGAAGAGGCCTGAACCTCCTTCTGCAAGCACACTCACCGGCAGTACATGATCAAACTTCTTAAGGACGGCTTCGCCACAGTCCCAGAAGGAGAACTTGAAGAAGATGGCTTTCCCACTCTCTCTGAGCTTGGCTGGCCAATACACAGTTGTGGTCTGGATCCCTGCAACACAACAGCTTCAGCTAGAACAGACTCACGGGTGTCTTGGCTTTCGacttaaaaaacagcaaccctatAGGCCTCATGCTGCCAGAGTTATATTTGCAATCCTGAAGCTCAACAGGCAGAAGTTGCTTTGTGGGTCCCAATGGACAAAGGAGATAAAAGGAGCCTTGTTGGAGTGACTTCAATGAGTGCAGGACTGTGCAACTTTCTGAATTTCACAACATATCTGCTTAGGAAAAAGtgtctgatgaagagttctgtgaaATCCAGAAGCCTGGTGATGTGGCCCAAATTAACATATCCCTTTGCTTAAAATAGCATTTCTCTGACACTTGgcttcctcccccgccccccctttggccgtagataagcaggacaaagTGAAAAGAGTCCCTTCCCATTTaagtctttaatgatcacagcaaaagaacaaagcatccattcttggaataaaaggtaaaggatccctgacagttaaattCAGTCGtgaacggctctggggttgcggcgctcatctcgctttactggcagagggagccggcgtttgtccgcagacggtttccaggtcatgtggccagcatgactaagctgcttctggtgaaccagagtagcacacggaaacgtcgtttaccttcccgcaagtgcttcgaactgctaggttggcaggagtagggaccaagcaacgggagctcaccccatcgtggggatttgaactgtcagccttccgactggcaagcccaagaggctgagtggtttacaccacagcgccacctgcatctcaGAATAAAGGTGTTCCCGGTTAAGGATTCCATCCACTTCCCCCCTAGTCACTTCTGCCTTGCAACCTGATCTTGCAAGCACCGTGCTTTTTGTATAGCCACCTTATCCACTCTACGTGACCTTGGACTGATATGCTGAATACCTTCCAGCGAGAGAGCGTCtgttagctctctctcttcctgttcttcactttgctgttcaccccccagttcttcccaacttttgtcttcagaactatgcccctctgcaaaccactattccaaatctatactgctccattgctcctgggcagcttcagagctgtactcctcagcctggtctctgacacaTGTTTAAGATGGAGGCAATGAGCTCAGTTTTGCAAAGGGAGAAATATTTCcttggagagggagaaaaccGCAACTGCCTCCTTCCCTTGCCAGCATCACCTGTTGTCTCGTGGTGGACCAACGGCACCTCCAGACCAGCCAGCTTGGCCACCAGTGCAGTCTTGCCCACGCCGCTCTTCCCTGACACGAAGACCTTGTAGCTTGCAATATCAGCACCCACTTGTGGGGGCAGCACTGGCCTTTCAGTCAGCCCTGCAAAGGAAAGGCAAGCCCTGTGAGATGGCCGCTGCAGCCTCAAGCAACCCAAAGTGAAAGCACACATTCCCAGCTCACAAAACGTGGAAACGTGTCAGAGTGATGGCAGCAAACTGAcagtgcctctgagcacgtgcagagcgcCTTCTCCTTGCCAGAGAAGTCTGCACTCCGGTTGGCATGCCAAAAGGCTCATCACCCCCCCTACTCACCAAAGAGCCTGCGCTTGTTCTGGCGCAAGAGAGTGGCGAAGTATTCCTTGCCATCTTGAGTCTTGTGCCAATCCGTGACGACGACAGATCCCGGGGGGACGATCATACTCCCCTTCCTTGATATTTCTGCAAAGCAAGACAGAGCAAGTGGTGACTACGAGGATATAGGGGAGAGACTGCACGCGACATGAAGCCCTATCatcatttttaaatttgtataccatctttctatcttacaatactcaaggcggtttacaagctgaagaaacaaaatatgtacatcttataacaatctaatgcaatacaaaaatgtgataataaaacataactttaaaataggcaacctacttaaaaagtaacattcaacaatcattaaaggtaaaggtacccctgcccgtacgggccagtcttgacagactctagggttgtgcgcccatctcactcgaggccgggggccagcgctgtccgcagacacttccgggtcacgtggccagtgtgacatcgctgctctggcaagccagagccgcacacagaaacaccgtttaccttcccgctggtaagcggtccctatttatctacttgcacccgggggtgcttttgaactgctaggttggcaggcgctgggaccgaacaacgggagcgcaccccgctgcggggattcgaaccgccgacctttcgatcggcaagccctaggcgctgaggcttttacccacagcgccacctgcgtcaactatcattagaatagtataaaataataatatcaacaatataaaagttaaacagaaatccactcaacagttacaataaataatatctaaactataatcaatagaacaacggcaagccacattacataaaacaatacaatacccattgagaagcagagactagagagtagagcaaggcaggtggaaggaggcctttcctgatggagtctctccccgcACCCCAGGAAACTGCAGGCAGGAAAGCAGTGTGTGTGCAGTGTGATCCCAGAacatgtattgggggggggggaaattcggAAGAAAGGTGTTGAAAGCTCAAGCTTAGTGGTTTCCGCCCTAACCGCCTGCCCACCCCTACATTCTCCAGTAAAACAGAGGCTGGTGGAGATGGAAatgtactctgcacatgctcagaaacatCCCTTCTCCACTATTCCTTCCTGGAGGAAGCCTCAGAAAGGAATCCCCTGCAGCCAAGAAGAACTGGGTTGGCCCTATCATTACGCAGAGAGCGAGGCATCTGCCAGGAGTCTCctaagctgctgctgccaccttgtCCCATTGCCTGAGATTCAACAACCAGCTGAGCCAGATCCTGCACAGGGAACAGGGTGGGAATCCTGCCTCTCAAGTGCCTCAGGCAGAAGAATACCTTGAGCTGGTCCTGGTTGAGGAGGCACCCCTGCACAGAGAGGAAGTAGGGACGAATCAGGACAGCCTgcatctggatcaggccagtggcccacctggcCCAGCACTCAGATAGACACAGGTGTCACAGCACTTTGCCAGCACCTGTGATTCCAGGCATGAGGCGTCTGACAGAGGAGAGACAGAGACCCATTGGtagccttgccctccatgaaaaaagggtgtagccagggggggaGCTGCCGCCCCCCCCggcaatcaagtaaataaataaaataaataaaaatacttaaataaaagtagaaataatcggAATATTTAAAACTGAAATGCTCACAAAGAGCAGTTGAAGGAGATGAACGTACCAGACCTAGTAAAAGAGGCAAAAATCTTTTACCGTACCACAAAAAAGGCTCTGCTCATTTCTCTTGCTCagccatgcagcagcagcagtagagaGGTCCTTCAGTACTTGTGGGGAGTAAAGACCaggtcaagaatgatgggggaGTGTCTCAATGGGCTACGCTTGCTGAATGTGCACAGAAAAACtgcactggaagaaaaagaaggaatttGAGAAGGAAGTACAGTACTGAAAAGGTTTCCAGCCAATCCAAGAAAACTTGCTTTATCTTAAGATGCAAACAGGCGGATTCTTTGtcaattttgcaaaatatattcGTTAACTGCATGGAAGGTACTCCCTGGTGTTATTACTCTATTTAACTTCCTAGTTTTCAACCGACTGAAGATTTGGACAGATTTTTATGAGCACTTGggatcaaaagaaagtaatttagaacggcctcagtcctgtatacctgaaggagcgtctccacccccatcattcagcccaga encodes the following:
- the CPLANE2 gene encoding ciliogenesis and planar polarity effector 2 isoform X2: MEISRKGSMIVPPGSVVVTDWHKTQDGKEYFATLLRQNKRRLFGLTERPVLPPQVGADIASYKVFVSGKSGVGKTALVAKLAGLEVPLVHHETTGIQTTTVYWPAKLRESGKAIFFKFSFWDCGEAVLKKFDHVLPACTEKVDGLLLLFSFTDRASFDDLPNQISRVADGANNAIRMVVGTKFDQFAHTDVTDRDVTAFRHTWGLPVLRAKSVNVPRLDDGQTLDGRAGLSDVAHLLNGLAEHLWRQDQLVAGLIAPSMTPGPLEEQNPW